The genomic interval GGATGGAGGAGGAAAGTAATCTGAGAGACTGACACGAAATGTTCGGTTCTTCTCATTGTTCCCGGGAACATGAAGGAGTGCATCCATGATTATAATGTCCCAGTCGCGAGGACGCAAAAAGGAAAACCATGTCTCCTCTGTGAAAGTGATAAAAGAGAGGATTAATAAGCTAGAGAAATTCTTGTAAATGTAAGCCTCAATAGTCCAAAATGGAAATGAATGATATGCAAGTCTCTGACATAACAAACCAAAGTGAGTACATATTGTTTTGGCTTCTGTTGTGAATTCATGTAATGTATAGACAAAGAATATGGATAGAGATCAAACACCAGTAGATACATTAGAAATCTGCATGGATgtaacaaaaacagaaaaatttGCCTTGGTTTGCTATCTATCTGTATGATATAGGGAGCTTCGACGGTGCTCCCCATTTCCTATGGTTGCGCACTACTTTCTCACTGAGTCTCTCCCGAGCAAGAGAGaggagagagacagagagagaaggAGAGGGGGAGCACGGTGCACtctctctgttttacaaaagttaccattcaaattctctcttttattaaatgataattcggaccctgtattttttaaaatggcgTAAAATAATACTTCGAGCTCAATTTTTGTCATCCCTTTTTATATAACTAACCTGAAATCAATTTCTATAACATAAAgggatacaaaaaatgtaatcaACATGATCATAACATCTCCAAATCAAGTTATGTtctatttttactaaaatttgGCTCAAGATATTATTATGTTATCTAAAATTTGACAAAACAGAGAATACAGTcagtaatttttgcaaaacacataTCTTATTTATCTTATCGTATATGTTATCTTAGTGTGTGTGTGGGGAAAGTGCATCACAAGTCTCTAATATGTCATCTGTGAATGGATGGTACATTGTAAAGCTTCAAATACCTCCATTACGTACTGCCTTCAACTGCAAGACTCCTGTGCCTTGTGGACCGGAAACCGGGAATGTGCAAGAAACAGACTGTCTCTTATGAGCTACTGCAAGTGAGGCATTGTACCATGGACCCTTTACAATAGGCTCCCCTAAAGCATCTTTAATTTCCTGACTGTTCCTCATTTTCTCTATAGCCTTGCTGtgagatttaagcaatcaacCAGAACAAGAAAAGACATCAAAAACACATTGGTTTGTCTAAATAGTTGTGtaaacaataacaaaaatcCAAAGGTATATGCAATTATTTAGAATCTAATTCAGTGATTCATATGTTTGTCTAATCAACCCTCTGCTTTGGTGTTACATGATGAAGTTCTCAAATTAGATAATCCTTCTTCGACGAAATGGTAAAGGAATACCCAGAAAGGCAATTACAAAAGTTCAATGTCGGATTCTACAAAGAAATGATCCAATTGATCAAGATGGACAATGAATATCGTATtcataagatttcatatttctCAACAAATCTATTTTCTTTACTTATTCCAAGTGTTTATTATCAGATATAAAACTAACTTGAATTGAGATCACCAAAGCAAGAGTTACTTTTTGATATACTGATATTGAAGAAACAATGCTAATATCACCACCAATAATATGAGTCTTCCAAGTAGTTtcattttgatattttataacaGATATTTTCATGCTGCTATTCAAAACTACTAAAGTTTCAATCTTTAAGCTCATACTGTCCATTTCACCACCTCAGAAACTTCAATTTCTTCAATCACAGCCTATTAAAACTCCAATAAagacaaaaataaaacttgaagaatccaaattcttGACCCTATAAATACCAGCACCTCAACACCATCACAAGGTGGCACCTAAAAGGTTCAGTAGATCTACCAGATTACCGGAAATGACCAAAAAGTCTTTAACTGCTAACCGAGAGTCCTTGCCCATGCAGGGAATCTTTTAACTGAACTATAAGACATGAATTTAAAGGAAAAAAGAGAACCTTTCAACCCTTTCAAAATGGAATATACCATGCTTCCTCACTTGGATACAAATATCTAAATTCGATATTCTTAGATACTTTTCCAAACCTAATTCTGATATAGAGAtacttaattacattaataGCAATACAATCTATAAATACCACTACCTTAAAAACAGAACATCCATGAATACAAATAGCTAACAATTTCTAAAAGCTTCATTGAATTATGaaacataaatgattaaaactACAACAACATAAGAAGCATAAGATTACATTCCTGTTATTGACAAAAACTGAAGAaaattttgtgggatttttacCTGCTACAACTACGATAAATAGTAAGATCATCAAGAGCACTCAAAGCAACACCACCTGTAACagtaatcaaaataaaagacaCAGCTTTACGACCAAATGAATTGGTCTTCTCTTCATTCACAGACTTTACAGAACTGCACAAACAGAAAATGGGTCAATGGTCATGTTTGAAAATCCCAGATTCAACACGAGAAAACATTTCAATTAAGTAAAATACAAAAATGGGGTTTGGAATAAAATTAGTGTAGTACCTAGAAAGCTTTGGTTTTGTGGAATTCTTGAACAAAGAAATGAACTTTCTTCCTAGCATGTCTCCGAAAAGATGGGGTCTTTGGAAAAATTGATGCTGACAAGAACGATTAGAGAAGAGAGATCAACTAAAAATTGGATCTTTTGAAAAAGTTACAATTTTTGTAGTGATTTgatcttctcttcttcttaacTTTCTCTGAGAAAATTTCTCTTCGTGGGGTATAAGAGAAGGGTTTTAGGGAAGGGGACGAACGGAGTAGTTTAACGACGGTAGCCGTTTAACGACAATGTGATATCTGTCGTTTCATTACTAACGACATCTAATTGATCGGTAAATAATGCTTacaagtttttaattttatatatcatttttctaaaaaaaaagttggtttttatcatttttttttttttgaatggaaaatGTAAAACTTCATTAACCAACAAACTCCGTCACCAAACAAGGTAACAAATCAGTGAAATGCATCTACATCAAGGTACGATCGTGATATTAATCTTGTAGGCTCTTCAAGAAAGCTATGAGCCACTGAattagcagatcgtttaacaaaaataACCTCAACGGTACTCAAATCCGCAAGCAAATTTTACAACTTTGAATgacttgaccaaacaaaaaaatcatacaaattttatcatttttgttgttgataataataacttttttactcaaataattaaacattaaatAATATGTGAAAAATTAACATATTCTTCAAGTTGTAATGTTAATCCCTATGCTTATTGCTtataattcataaaaaagaagtttcaaattagaattattttttcccactgttaataaaattatttgggatgcaatacttaattatatcaATAGTAATATAATGTTTAGGTAGTGTTAGACACTACAAGGTAGGTGCACATATCATTATTCTTAATAAATGTAAAACAAaaaagttaataaatatttgaCTTAGTAATCTTAAGTTTAAAGCCTATACTTTCATGTTTTGaagagaaattttgaaaatttaactaGTTAATTGATAATGATAAACCAGAGGACTAATTAGAGTATTATGCATTGTTATTGAATTAGTGAAAGAATGTTCTAcaccttttttattttatttggtataaaatttactatttttactACAACAACTCCAATAATTCCACACCAAATATGATacataatacaaatattttgcttaaaaatacttacatttttattttataattaacatatacTAGAGTAACTAAACAACTTCTAATTTAAATAACATCAAACAACCTCTTTCTATTCACATATGTTAAAACCACAAGAAGCTTATAAGTTCAAACAACACTATCATAACTATATGCACTATGCAATCTATCACTATATACAATCCTCATCACTCAAAACTCACTTGGGGACTTGGATAGTAATCCAATAAGAATGCCCATATAGAATTTgtatgaaaaaaataatcaatttacACAAAAATCTCACACAAATGATACTGCTTTCAAAAATCAATACTTTCCTAATTGTGTACTATGAACAAAACAATCACAAAATCATAAACAGTATAGTGGAAAGGTTTCATAGCTTTACTACTAAGCTTTAGCCTCTTTCATCTCCAACCCAATTATTCTTCTCCTTAGGACCAGTTGGACCTTCTTGCCCAGAAAGTTCACCTGGGAATTTAGCAAACAAGTTTGCCACCGAGTAACGAACCGTTAAAGGCAACTTATTGATAATCTTATCCAGCTCGGTTTTCGAGTCATAGACGATAGTTGGACCCCATAATCTCATAAACTGCAACCAACCTGGCTCGGTCACAACCCCATCTCCCAGATATTCGGCTGCAACAAGTTCATATCGAGCGCTTGAATCCACAAACAAGTTACTTCGAGCAGCATCGTTCCTTATTCCAATCCCGAGCTTTGATGAGCCTTGAATGTAAGTTCCAGGACGAGGGTAACAAGCGTGACCACTTTTTGAGGCGTAAACAACGGCCTTGTTCCCATCTATGTACTCCAAATCATAGGCATCCACCCATTGTCCCCCGCTGTGCTGTGAGTAGTATATGCTCCAAAGCTCGCCAGTGAAGTTGGATATTCGAAGTGTGAAATGCTCCCAATCGCTAATGTGTTCCCCAATTTTGCTAAGAGCAATATTCATGACTCCAACTCTTAGGGTGGCTGGTCCATTGAAAGGACAGAATACCCACATTGCAATATCGGTGAAAGTTCCCCCGAGTGCTGGCTTCACATGAGCGTAAAGTTTCGCACTTTCCAAGTTCCCACGTTTCACAATCTCTCTTCGGTTATCACAAGGCAAGTCAATCCAAAACCTCCTATCGTTTGTTTCCCCACCAGGCAAATTCGAGCCTTCGGTGTCAATTGTTTCGCCAGTAGTGACACCAGTTCGGTAAAGGAGAGCTCCATTCTCGAAAAACCATGAAACTGAAGATGGTAAATATACCTCTTCGGGATGGAAAAAAACAGTTGGACCGTAGTGATTGATAAGAGCATGAATTTGATCAAGGTTTGGCATTGCATGGAGATTCGGATTCAGATTCTTCAAGCATCCAATACTTAAGTCCTCTCCCGAACTCCAGCTACTACTACAGAAAAACGTCCCAACAGAAACTCCTTTCTCCATCATGCCTCTACAATGCGGTCTTGTACTCCAAACTTGAAAAGAACAATTCACATATCCCGAACTAGAATTAAGGAGCAATAGGCGATAAGCATCGCATTCATCTGTTAAATCAGCCCGAACACACCTCACTTCATCCAAACTCGGCTTGCTTGGCTTGTTAGTAACCAAAATCCCAACTGGCATGTATCCTTCAGGTGCCTGCGGGAGCCAAAAATAGCCACATCCACCGTATCTTTGCTCGGTCCAGTCCTCAGGACACCAAACTAAGATATAATCAAGTGGTTCACAAAGCGCTGGTAGCTTAGCAATAGCATCACTCGAAGCATGAGCGATTTCGAGTGTTGAGGTACTTACTTCTCTTGCTACAAGAACATAACCTCTTAGAGGGTGGTTATTAGGTTGACAATAGTGACCAAGAATATGAAATCCATCAGGTATTTCCACTGGTTTGTAAAATGTAACACCTTTTCTCTTGTCCTG from Cannabis sativa cultivar Pink pepper isolate KNU-18-1 chromosome 4, ASM2916894v1, whole genome shotgun sequence carries:
- the LOC115712012 gene encoding uncharacterized protein LOC115712012, which codes for MLGRKFISLFKNSTKPKLSSSVKSVNEEKTNSFGRKAVSFILITVTGGVALSALDDLTIYRSCSSKAIEKMRNSQEIKDALGEPIVKGPWYNASLAVAHKRQSVSCTFPVSGPQGTGVLQLKAVRNGEETWFSFLRPRDWDIIIMDALLHVPGNNEKNRTFRVSLSDYFPPPSSTACTECKPPQELDNQDKK
- the LOC115714110 gene encoding hypothetical protein At1g04090-like — protein: MFGCKCLYWNRLADFSPPQLEYFSLPQPLPTWPQGQGFASGRINLGELEVFKVTRFEFVWCHNPSQDKRKGVTFYKPVEIPDGFHILGHYCQPNNHPLRGYVLVAREVSTSTLEIAHASSDAIAKLPALCEPLDYILVWCPEDWTEQRYGGCGYFWLPQAPEGYMPVGILVTNKPSKPSLDEVRCVRADLTDECDAYRLLLLNSSSGYVNCSFQVWSTRPHCRGMMEKGVSVGTFFCSSSWSSGEDLSIGCLKNLNPNLHAMPNLDQIHALINHYGPTVFFHPEEVYLPSSVSWFFENGALLYRTGVTTGETIDTEGSNLPGGETNDRRFWIDLPCDNRREIVKRGNLESAKLYAHVKPALGGTFTDIAMWVFCPFNGPATLRVGVMNIALSKIGEHISDWEHFTLRISNFTGELWSIYYSQHSGGQWVDAYDLEYIDGNKAVVYASKSGHACYPRPGTYIQGSSKLGIGIRNDAARSNLFVDSSARYELVAAEYLGDGVVTEPGWLQFMRLWGPTIVYDSKTELDKIINKLPLTVRYSVANLFAKFPGELSGQEGPTGPKEKNNWVGDERG